Proteins found in one Thalassomonas actiniarum genomic segment:
- a CDS encoding GNAT family N-acetyltransferase, with amino-acid sequence MKLVEPQQEHLLKIMSWFSSEQELNLWSGPNFRYPYNLSSFTEDLKLDQLHSFSLVTAENEFCAFGQYYLRLGKCHLGRLIVNPESRGQGIASQLMHRLCDAGLAQLKVKACSLFVLADNEKAIKAYEKFGFAFTDYPEEITLENCLYMVKP; translated from the coding sequence ATGAAATTAGTTGAACCTCAGCAAGAACATTTACTGAAAATAATGAGTTGGTTTTCCAGCGAACAGGAACTTAATCTGTGGTCCGGACCCAATTTCAGGTATCCCTACAACCTGTCTTCGTTTACTGAAGATCTTAAACTCGACCAGCTACATTCATTCTCTCTGGTAACGGCTGAGAATGAATTTTGTGCTTTCGGCCAATATTATCTCAGGCTGGGCAAATGCCACCTGGGCAGGTTAATTGTCAACCCTGAGTCCCGGGGCCAAGGCATAGCATCACAGCTGATGCACCGGCTTTGCGATGCAGGTCTTGCGCAGCTGAAGGTAAAAGCATGCTCCCTGTTTGTGCTGGCGGATAATGAAAAAGCGATAAAAGCATATGAAAAGTTTGGCTTTGCGTTTACAGATTACCCCGAAGAAATCACACTTGAAAACTGTTTATATATGGTTAAGCCGTAA
- a CDS encoding DUF4920 domain-containing protein yields MKLFAFKKRLVLLMLLASWQGQAGEATFGSGADMDKLVEVSTLLASPEKYQNEASTISGKVVKVCKKRGCWMDLATDKKYQTLTIKVPDGKMVFPMSAVGKTAYATGTLSERKLDVAQTREYLAHRAQENQTRFDPASVSEGMTVYRFSPQGVTLSD; encoded by the coding sequence TTGAAATTATTTGCGTTTAAAAAGCGTCTTGTCCTGCTTATGTTGTTGGCAAGCTGGCAGGGACAGGCCGGGGAGGCGACATTCGGCAGCGGAGCCGACATGGACAAGCTGGTGGAGGTTTCCACTTTATTGGCAAGTCCGGAAAAGTATCAAAACGAAGCAAGCACGATTTCAGGTAAAGTAGTTAAAGTATGTAAAAAACGCGGTTGCTGGATGGATCTGGCGACAGATAAAAAGTATCAAACCTTAACCATTAAAGTGCCGGACGGGAAAATGGTGTTTCCGATGAGTGCTGTCGGGAAAACGGCCTACGCCACAGGTACTTTGTCGGAACGTAAGCTGGATGTAGCACAAACCAGGGAATATCTGGCGCACAGGGCACAAGAGAATCAAACCAGGTTTGATCCGGCTTCCGTGTCTGAAGGCATGACGGTATACCGTTTTTCACCGCAGGGCGTAACCCTGTCTGATTAA
- a CDS encoding OmpA family protein, which translates to MSETIIIKRQNRRKQKKEAGGAWKVAFADFTLAMMALFMVLWILAASNIDERTEFTERLRTYSVFDGKNNPFDLSNSPHPIDFGEDFSVLDTNNRLDPDAIRKSQKTARSLNQKTANEEGDNGYGNLPEMNSLFKGKVNNPDQLALLASELEAIADSISAVDNIEVEVVPQGLRILLRDDDDNKMFTRGSAMMTPFFQDVLRSLAPIFAQIDNRVMISGHTDSAQFHNAAFTNWELSSQRALQARQMLEIGGMPKQRVAQVVAMSDTMLIDKAQPKSSINRRIELLLLTEQAEQALSLLFNQAPADADTQAPDAASGNVINNAFEDARANRPVLRSQILLDETSN; encoded by the coding sequence ATGTCAGAAACTATCATTATCAAACGCCAAAACCGGCGTAAACAAAAGAAAGAAGCCGGCGGCGCCTGGAAAGTCGCCTTTGCCGATTTTACTTTGGCGATGATGGCGCTGTTTATGGTGCTGTGGATCCTCGCCGCCTCCAATATCGACGAAAGAACCGAGTTTACCGAACGCCTGCGCACCTACTCGGTGTTCGACGGCAAAAACAACCCGTTTGACTTGAGCAACAGCCCGCACCCGATCGATTTCGGCGAAGATTTTTCCGTGCTCGACACCAACAACCGTCTCGATCCCGATGCCATCCGCAAGTCGCAAAAAACCGCGCGCTCCCTCAACCAGAAAACCGCCAACGAAGAAGGCGACAATGGTTACGGCAACTTACCGGAAATGAATTCCCTGTTTAAGGGCAAGGTCAATAACCCGGATCAACTGGCGCTGCTGGCCTCCGAGCTCGAAGCCATCGCCGACAGCATAAGCGCAGTGGACAATATCGAAGTAGAAGTCGTGCCCCAGGGCCTGCGTATTTTGCTGCGCGATGACGACGACAATAAAATGTTTACACGCGGCAGCGCCATGATGACACCGTTTTTCCAGGATGTGTTACGCTCACTGGCCCCAATATTTGCCCAGATAGACAACCGGGTGATGATTTCCGGCCATACCGATTCCGCCCAGTTCCATAACGCCGCCTTCACCAACTGGGAATTATCGAGCCAGCGGGCATTACAGGCCAGACAAATGCTGGAAATCGGCGGTATGCCCAAACAAAGGGTCGCCCAGGTGGTGGCCATGTCGGATACTATGCTGATTGACAAGGCGCAGCCGAAATCCAGCATCAACCGCAGAATTGAGTTATTATTGCTGACCGAACAGGCAGAGCAGGCGCTGAGCCTGCTGTTTAACCAGGCACCGGCTGACGCCGACACCCAGGCCCCGGATGCAGCCTCAGGCAATGTCATCAACAATGCCTTCGAAGATGCCAGGGCAAACCGGCCGGTATTACGTTCACAAATTTTACTGGATGAGACAAGTAACTGA
- the motA gene encoding flagellar motor stator protein MotA, which yields MQKLLGLGIIIICVFGGFVLASGRLIALWQPAELIIIFGAGMGAMVLAHPKTVLIDLKNQLADLFGKKTDRNATMKELLSVMHALLEMVRKQGMKAIDEHVESWQQSSFFLQYPKVHSDPVLIQFITDNFRMLSMGKITAHELENILEQEIIALEEDLLKPSEAMHTTGEAMPGFGILAAVMGIIITMSKLDGPLMAIGLHVGAALVGTFIGIFMCYCLFEPLSNALATKVSHKIKLLECVKSIMVSHVSGKSPILAVDAGRKLIDREAKPSFIEMEKWLTDKAA from the coding sequence ATGCAAAAATTACTTGGCCTGGGGATCATCATCATATGCGTATTCGGCGGCTTCGTTTTAGCCAGCGGCCGTTTGATCGCCCTGTGGCAACCGGCAGAGCTGATCATTATTTTCGGCGCCGGCATGGGCGCCATGGTGCTGGCCCATCCGAAAACGGTATTGATCGATTTAAAAAACCAGCTGGCGGATCTGTTCGGTAAAAAAACCGACCGCAACGCCACCATGAAAGAGCTGCTCAGTGTGATGCATGCCCTGCTGGAGATGGTACGCAAACAGGGCATGAAGGCAATCGATGAACATGTCGAGTCCTGGCAGCAAAGCTCTTTTTTCCTGCAATACCCTAAAGTGCATTCAGACCCGGTACTGATCCAATTTATTACCGATAACTTCCGTATGTTGTCTATGGGCAAGATCACCGCCCATGAACTGGAAAACATTTTGGAGCAGGAAATTATCGCCCTGGAAGAAGACCTGTTAAAACCCTCGGAAGCCATGCACACCACAGGGGAAGCCATGCCCGGTTTTGGTATTCTCGCAGCCGTCATGGGCATTATCATCACCATGTCGAAACTTGACGGCCCGTTAATGGCCATAGGCCTGCATGTCGGCGCCGCCCTGGTGGGCACCTTTATCGGTATCTTTATGTGTTATTGCCTGTTCGAGCCGCTAAGCAATGCCCTGGCCACTAAGGTCAGCCATAAGATCAAGCTGCTGGAATGCGTTAAATCCATCATGGTGTCCCATGTCAGCGGCAAATCGCCGATCCTGGCGGTAGACGCCGGGCGTAAACTTATCGACCGCGAAGCCAAACCCAGCTTTATTGAGATGGAAAAGTGGCTGACCGATAAGGCCGCCTGA
- a CDS encoding FliA/WhiG family RNA polymerase sigma factor — MNQSLAWKENSEDLTLPGQEEEQLLIKYLYLVKRAVSHLRSQVSTLQSYEDLIQIGTMGLLEAIRRYGSEPDDVFEGYAFKRIRGAILDELRRQDWRPRQARQQAHKLNRARRNLLKELGREPSEEELAASLDVDVKQIQAMEFDNVAEEMHSLDELLQVDSNVLSYDCTTDNGEMKQALAQTLALLDKREQLLLTLYYQYELNMKEIALTLKITESRVCQLHKLAIKHLHTLLAQQL, encoded by the coding sequence GTGAATCAGAGCCTTGCCTGGAAAGAAAACAGTGAAGATCTGACCTTGCCCGGTCAGGAAGAAGAGCAGCTGCTGATCAAATACCTGTACCTGGTGAAAAGGGCTGTCAGCCACTTGCGCAGCCAGGTCAGTACCTTGCAGTCGTACGAAGATCTGATCCAAATCGGCACCATGGGCTTGCTCGAAGCTATCCGCCGCTATGGCAGCGAACCCGACGATGTCTTTGAAGGTTATGCCTTTAAACGCATCCGCGGCGCCATTCTCGATGAATTACGCCGTCAGGACTGGCGTCCGCGCCAGGCCAGGCAACAGGCACACAAACTTAACCGCGCCCGGCGCAACCTGCTCAAAGAGCTGGGACGCGAGCCGAGCGAAGAAGAACTGGCCGCCAGCCTCGACGTGGATGTCAAACAAATACAGGCGATGGAATTTGATAATGTCGCCGAAGAAATGCACAGCCTGGACGAGCTGCTGCAGGTAGACAGCAATGTTTTATCTTACGATTGCACGACCGACAACGGCGAAATGAAACAGGCGCTGGCACAAACCCTGGCGCTGCTGGATAAAAGAGAGCAACTGTTACTCACCTTATATTACCAATATGAACTCAACATGAAAGAAATCGCCCTGACCTTAAAAATCACCGAATCCCGGGTTTGCCAGTTGCATAAACTGGCGATTAAACATCTTCACACTCTGCTGGCACAGCAGCTCTAA
- a CDS encoding flagellar basal body-associated FliL family protein, with protein MKSKIQGKTQVIVITILATLIIVAGLSYAGVNFGGDILKSFNQQPTDEQNRPLYYPLEKLVISVESDKVIYYMMMEVSLETHDEPSLSQIRHFLPVIRNHFVKDLSQRNFQSMRGYLKDLASLQQELHQSLKLVLEKYQIPDVVDDVLITKLVIQ; from the coding sequence TTGAAATCTAAGATACAGGGTAAAACCCAGGTTATTGTCATCACCATATTAGCCACCTTGATCATTGTCGCCGGACTCAGTTATGCAGGCGTAAATTTCGGCGGCGATATTTTAAAAAGCTTTAATCAGCAACCCACCGACGAACAAAACCGCCCCCTTTATTATCCGCTGGAAAAGCTGGTGATCAGTGTCGAAAGCGACAAGGTGATTTATTACATGATGATGGAAGTGAGCCTGGAAACCCACGACGAGCCGTCATTATCGCAAATCCGCCATTTTCTGCCGGTGATCCGCAACCATTTTGTTAAAGATTTAAGCCAGCGTAATTTCCAGTCCATGCGCGGCTATCTCAAAGACTTAGCCAGTTTGCAGCAGGAGTTGCACCAGTCCCTGAAGCTGGTGCTGGAAAAATATCAGATCCCGGATGTCGTTGACGACGTCTTGATCACTAAGTTAGTGATCCAGTAG
- a CDS encoding flagellar hook-length control protein FliK, which yields MLPINTHASARDTVKSDDISANSRQGNEAATDESYQDILSSLKQEQTSAPSEEKSEQNQQARLADSDTSQAQTASETADGNILEPQTVIPQPALSADKTQQQVSVKTADNQLTDEEAARRAVAHTNTVELTGLDADISTLADSEVKTGQTQQQLQTSQAQLTAENKLSAASAKVETQTMPEAATGQLSQNLAQAATGDATAAALTGTGKQAEQASQASSQAVSLIYRQQELHSTGKLSSDQMQLMTEQSGMLGNKGLANSTSMLNKLDGVPSSVLQGQAIADNRGMAEFSTATSRVEGLASTSGQPQTYTLATDTTLAERSQTANGKYEWSMLKLDSQKQNWSRQLFNTLQDRIEMQANQQIKQAKIRLDPPELGRLELMVRIEGDRMSVSVNASNAAVREALQETNDRLRQELENQFGSSVDVNVGSDSSDQAFKNEEEMVAVTNVEATEINQSSVPLTTGWLNALA from the coding sequence ATGCTGCCAATTAACACCCACGCCTCAGCCCGGGATACCGTAAAGTCTGATGATATCAGCGCAAACAGCCGCCAGGGCAACGAAGCGGCCACAGATGAAAGCTATCAGGATATCTTATCGTCCCTGAAGCAGGAACAAACCTCTGCTCCTTCCGAAGAAAAAAGCGAACAAAACCAGCAGGCAAGACTGGCGGACAGCGACACTTCTCAAGCCCAAACGGCATCAGAAACCGCTGACGGCAATATCCTGGAGCCGCAAACAGTCATACCGCAACCGGCTTTATCGGCGGATAAAACACAGCAGCAGGTATCGGTTAAAACAGCAGATAACCAGCTTACTGATGAAGAAGCTGCCCGCCGGGCAGTCGCCCACACCAACACCGTTGAGCTTACAGGTCTTGATGCCGATATCAGTACCTTAGCCGACAGTGAAGTAAAAACCGGGCAAACACAGCAGCAACTGCAAACATCCCAGGCGCAGCTAACGGCAGAGAACAAGCTGTCAGCTGCTTCGGCAAAAGTTGAAACGCAAACAATGCCTGAAGCGGCCACAGGCCAACTAAGTCAAAATCTTGCACAGGCAGCAACCGGGGATGCAACGGCAGCCGCCCTGACCGGTACCGGAAAACAGGCGGAACAGGCCAGCCAGGCCTCAAGCCAGGCGGTATCTTTGATCTACCGCCAGCAGGAGCTGCACAGCACAGGCAAGCTTTCGAGTGATCAGATGCAACTAATGACAGAGCAAAGTGGCATGCTGGGCAATAAAGGTTTGGCCAATAGCACTTCTATGCTCAACAAATTAGACGGTGTGCCGAGCTCTGTGCTTCAGGGGCAAGCCATAGCTGATAACAGGGGCATGGCAGAATTTTCTACCGCCACATCCCGGGTTGAAGGGCTGGCATCCACATCAGGGCAACCCCAGACGTACACACTCGCGACGGACACTACCCTGGCGGAGCGTTCGCAAACGGCTAACGGCAAATATGAGTGGTCCATGCTCAAGCTCGACAGCCAGAAGCAAAACTGGTCGAGACAACTGTTTAATACTTTGCAGGACCGCATAGAAATGCAGGCCAACCAGCAAATCAAGCAGGCGAAAATACGCCTGGATCCGCCTGAACTTGGCCGGCTGGAACTGATGGTGCGCATCGAGGGCGACCGCATGTCGGTCAGTGTTAATGCCTCAAACGCTGCGGTCAGGGAGGCACTGCAGGAAACCAATGACAGGTTGCGCCAGGAGCTGGAAAACCAGTTCGGCTCCTCGGTAGATGTCAACGTCGGCTCAGATTCTTCCGATCAGGCATTTAAGAATGAAGAGGAAATGGTCGCTGTGACTAATGTTGAAGCCACTGAAATAAATCAAAGCTCAGTTCCTTTAACTACAGGCTGGCTCAATGCCCTTGCCTAA
- the fliS gene encoding flagellar export chaperone FliS, whose product MYDFNSGLDAYQETSNEAQAATADPHKLVVMLIEGFLDELERAQGHIQAQRFEHKGRSISKCMDILAGLDSALDMEQGGEVADNLHNLYEFCALTLYKVSISNETEQLASVFTVMENLKLGWQQMGRDAA is encoded by the coding sequence ATGTACGACTTTAATTCAGGTTTAGATGCCTACCAGGAAACCTCCAACGAAGCCCAGGCGGCAACGGCTGATCCCCATAAATTAGTGGTGATGCTGATTGAAGGTTTTCTCGATGAACTCGAGCGCGCCCAGGGCCATATCCAGGCGCAACGTTTCGAACACAAAGGCCGCTCGATCAGCAAATGCATGGATATACTCGCCGGACTGGATTCCGCCCTGGATATGGAACAAGGCGGCGAAGTGGCGGACAACCTGCACAATCTTTATGAGTTTTGTGCCCTGACCCTGTATAAGGTCAGCATCAGCAACGAAACCGAGCAACTGGCATCGGTCTTCACCGTGATGGAAAATCTCAAACTGGGCTGGCAGCAAATGGGCAGAGACGCCGCTTAA
- the fliD gene encoding flagellar filament capping protein FliD, producing MIDAASFASQLVSAERSGLDRQYQIQQTLAQNKITAYQSLDTKVSAFDSILTTLADSKNLNATTTSLSQDGYFTASTSDGATAASYTVEVSKLAQAHRVGLDFASETWVAPTSGNLNIDLAGTSMDLDLSSLPAGATLVELRDAINSAADNPGVQAAIIRTGSNVKLVLNSEQTGAANTINMTLSGGSGTEYSELDTAITGRTQLTAAQDAEFKFSGIDIVSSTNKVADVVDNLTLELTQTNAGNPVTLTVNRDDDSISNNLQSLVDAYNGIIDEIKGTTLSDDDSYVALSGDATARTLSTQLRNAFFDLPSGTYLSDLGLEFDRYGKLSLDTSELSDALDADPTILDTMLLASDGLVTQLAEKIAPYSKSSGIFDDKVSTLNDEIERINDKTEQLNLRMESTYQRYLMQFTRMNELESQMQATSSLFSVSTTS from the coding sequence ATGATAGATGCGGCTTCTTTTGCTTCTCAACTGGTCAGCGCCGAGCGCTCTGGTTTAGATCGGCAATACCAAATACAGCAAACACTTGCCCAGAATAAAATTACCGCCTATCAGTCGCTGGACACTAAAGTCAGTGCCTTTGACAGCATACTAACCACCTTGGCCGACAGCAAAAACCTCAACGCCACCACCACAAGTTTAAGCCAGGACGGATATTTCACCGCCAGCACCAGTGACGGCGCCACCGCCGCCAGCTATACGGTAGAAGTATCCAAGCTTGCCCAGGCCCATAGGGTCGGGCTGGATTTTGCCAGTGAAACCTGGGTAGCGCCGACAAGCGGTAACTTAAATATAGATTTGGCCGGTACCAGCATGGATCTGGATTTAAGTAGCTTACCAGCCGGTGCTACCCTGGTTGAACTGCGCGATGCCATTAACAGCGCCGCCGATAACCCCGGGGTACAGGCGGCCATTATCCGTACCGGCTCCAATGTAAAACTGGTGCTTAACAGCGAACAAACCGGCGCCGCCAATACCATCAACATGACCCTGAGCGGCGGCAGCGGCACCGAATATAGCGAGCTGGATACCGCCATTACCGGCAGAACACAACTCACCGCGGCCCAGGATGCCGAATTTAAATTCAGCGGCATAGATATCGTCTCCAGCACCAATAAAGTTGCAGATGTGGTCGACAATCTCACCTTAGAGCTGACCCAGACCAATGCCGGCAACCCGGTCACCTTAACGGTGAACCGCGACGACGACAGTATCAGCAATAATCTGCAGTCGCTGGTGGATGCCTATAACGGTATTATCGATGAAATCAAAGGCACGACGCTATCGGACGACGACAGTTATGTCGCACTCTCCGGCGACGCTACCGCCCGAACTTTAAGTACCCAGCTCAGAAATGCTTTCTTTGACTTGCCCAGCGGCACTTACTTAAGTGATCTGGGCCTGGAATTTGACCGCTACGGAAAATTATCATTAGATACCAGTGAATTGTCAGATGCCCTGGATGCCGATCCGACCATACTCGATACTATGCTGCTGGCCAGTGACGGTCTGGTAACCCAGTTGGCGGAAAAAATAGCGCCCTACAGCAAGTCCAGCGGTATTTTTGATGACAAGGTCTCAACCTTAAACGATGAAATTGAGCGCATCAATGATAAAACCGAGCAATTAAACTTACGCATGGAAAGCACCTACCAGCGCTACCTGATGCAGTTTACCCGCATGAATGAGCTCGAGTCCCAGATGCAGGCAACTTCCAGTTTATTTAGCGTTAGCACCACCAGCTAA
- a CDS encoding flagellin, translated as MALSIHTNYASLVTQNQLGKTNSMLSTAMERLGTGLRINSAADDAAGLQIAVRLQSQSNGQQVAMRNAQDAISMLQTGEGAFDEITNITHRMKDLATQASNSTNGDTERKSLNDEFQQLKEELGNILGNTEYGSGNKLFASTGTAATLGTAAVAGAPGTASTLDSGVVTFSNQAGFAAGGGLNFQIGASTSERMNVDVADLINDISARVDTLGAIFNDEDTITNAGNNYDTQSYDSATDTITVVAGTSNETMALAAMDNLDSLLAEVGDLRGQFGASINRLDHTINNLGNMNQNIELSKGRIMDADFASESSSMTKNQMLMQSGMSVLSNANQISGMVTSLLR; from the coding sequence ATGGCTTTATCAATTCACACTAACTACGCCTCTCTGGTAACACAAAACCAGTTAGGTAAAACCAACAGCATGTTATCTACCGCTATGGAGCGTTTAGGTACTGGTCTGCGCATTAACTCAGCAGCAGATGACGCTGCCGGCCTGCAAATCGCGGTACGTTTACAGTCTCAGTCTAACGGTCAGCAAGTTGCTATGCGTAATGCACAAGATGCGATTTCTATGTTGCAAACCGGTGAAGGCGCGTTTGACGAAATCACCAACATCACGCACCGTATGAAAGATCTTGCCACGCAAGCATCTAACAGCACTAACGGCGATACTGAGCGTAAGTCATTAAACGACGAATTCCAGCAGTTAAAAGAAGAGCTGGGTAACATTTTAGGCAACACCGAATACGGTTCTGGCAACAAATTATTTGCCAGCACAGGTACTGCTGCAACTCTTGGTACTGCAGCTGTTGCCGGTGCTCCGGGTACTGCTTCAACCTTAGACTCTGGTGTTGTTACTTTTTCTAACCAGGCAGGTTTCGCAGCGGGCGGAGGTTTGAATTTCCAAATCGGTGCTTCCACATCTGAGCGTATGAACGTTGACGTAGCAGATCTTATCAACGATATCTCAGCCCGTGTTGATACTTTAGGCGCCATCTTCAATGACGAAGACACTATTACCAATGCCGGTAACAACTACGATACCCAAAGTTATGATTCAGCTACCGATACCATCACAGTGGTTGCCGGTACCAGCAACGAAACCATGGCCTTAGCCGCTATGGATAACCTGGATTCTTTATTGGCTGAAGTGGGTGACTTACGTGGTCAGTTCGGTGCGTCAATCAACCGTTTAGATCACACCATCAATAACTTAGGCAACATGAACCAAAACATCGAGTTATCTAAAGGCCGTATCATGGATGCCGACTTTGCTTCTGAGTCTTCAAGCATGACGAAGAACCAAATGTTGATGCAATCTGGTATGTCGGTATTAAGTAATGCCAACCAGATCAGCGGCATGGTAACCAGCTTACTGCGTTAA
- the flgL gene encoding flagellar hook-associated protein FlgL: protein MRVSTGQLQQLMMNGFQRGAVDFANISQQMATGKKILKPSDDALGTVQLMALKKEQANIEQFNSNISNARRQLGSAETYISSMSDTLLKLRDLTLEAGNGAYGLSERQALAAEMQSLKDALMDTANAKGSNGKYLFSGSEVETAPISGPVAGAYSYAGDNLGRQISVSSGVQVTSNFDVEKVFFNGGDFFQELDDFIDVLNTQTGSVGNDVSNMLDSLDTSITGNLKLLTEVGSRINSLDKVENTNNDIELYGQTLQLELESLDYGQASMQLTQAELALQATQQVYIKVNQLNLFDQL, encoded by the coding sequence ATGAGAGTCAGCACAGGTCAGTTACAACAACTTATGATGAACGGCTTCCAGCGGGGAGCGGTAGACTTTGCCAACATCAGCCAGCAAATGGCCACCGGTAAAAAAATCCTTAAACCCTCCGACGACGCCCTGGGTACGGTACAGCTGATGGCGCTGAAAAAAGAACAGGCCAATATCGAGCAGTTCAACAGCAATATCAGCAACGCCCGCCGCCAGCTGGGCAGCGCCGAAACCTATATCTCCAGCATGTCCGATACCCTGCTCAAACTCAGGGATCTTACCCTGGAAGCCGGTAACGGCGCCTATGGTTTATCGGAGCGCCAGGCACTGGCGGCAGAAATGCAGTCCCTTAAGGACGCGTTAATGGACACCGCCAACGCCAAGGGCAGTAACGGAAAATACCTGTTCTCCGGCTCTGAGGTCGAAACCGCACCGATTTCCGGTCCGGTCGCCGGGGCCTATTCCTATGCCGGCGATAACCTGGGGCGCCAGATCAGCGTTTCCTCAGGGGTGCAGGTCACTTCCAACTTCGATGTCGAGAAGGTCTTTTTTAACGGCGGCGATTTTTTCCAGGAGCTGGATGATTTTATCGATGTCCTCAATACCCAGACCGGCAGCGTAGGCAACGATGTCAGCAACATGCTCGACAGCCTGGATACCAGCATCACCGGCAACCTGAAATTATTGACCGAGGTTGGTAGCCGCATCAACAGCCTGGACAAGGTAGAGAACACCAATAACGATATCGAACTCTACGGCCAGACCCTGCAGCTTGAGCTGGAATCCCTGGATTACGGCCAGGCCTCGATGCAACTGACCCAGGCTGAGCTGGCATTGCAGGCCACCCAACAGGTGTATATCAAGGTCAACCAGCTCAACCTGTTTGACCAGCTCTAA
- the flgK gene encoding flagellar hook-associated protein FlgK yields the protein MSMLSNGLSGLTASQIALNVVSNNIANSNVAGYTRQQTVNSALISNSNNSLSSGSGVEVSAINRITDDYLNNNLWRSNSSYGFNQAYSDYLGVAEQLLANENLSLSVGMDDLFNAFNSASTEPSSIAPRQLIISSAEALTQKFNSLAANLDIQRVQIEEQADGMLEMANSLFAEVATLNQEIVDGTAQGANISALLDQRDETVNSLSKLMDVEVARMDNGSYTLSMTGGQPLVLGSSAASLTRVGNDYQVNLAGQPFSFSGDIGGQLGGILSYETNILDTTEASLNQLAQDLADDVNNQLALGQDINTIAGAGAPLFDYNPLDPAGSLSISAGFEPEDLALGAIGAGPGDNSNLSQIIALKDGHYDSYNSLVGTLAIQSGQAGAEAQASKSIADDALAQRDSVSAVNLDEEAMSLIQYQQSYQANAKVVSASQQLFNTLLSMF from the coding sequence ATGAGTATGTTGAGTAATGGTTTATCAGGGTTAACCGCCTCACAAATCGCCTTAAATGTTGTCAGTAATAACATCGCCAACAGCAATGTTGCCGGATATACCCGACAGCAAACCGTGAACAGCGCACTGATCAGCAACAGCAATAATTCCCTGTCCAGCGGCTCCGGGGTAGAAGTTTCTGCCATCAACCGCATTACCGACGACTACCTCAACAATAACTTATGGCGCAGCAACTCCAGTTACGGCTTTAACCAGGCCTACAGCGATTATCTCGGCGTAGCCGAACAGCTGCTGGCCAACGAAAACCTCAGCCTGTCGGTCGGCATGGACGATTTATTCAATGCCTTTAATTCCGCTTCCACCGAACCCAGCAGTATCGCGCCGCGGCAATTGATCATTTCTTCTGCCGAAGCACTCACGCAAAAATTTAATTCCCTGGCGGCCAACCTGGATATCCAGCGGGTGCAAATTGAAGAGCAGGCGGACGGCATGTTGGAGATGGCCAACAGTTTGTTTGCCGAGGTCGCGACCCTGAACCAGGAAATTGTCGACGGCACCGCCCAGGGGGCCAATATTTCTGCGCTGCTCGACCAGAGAGATGAAACCGTCAATTCCCTGTCCAAGTTAATGGATGTCGAAGTGGCACGTATGGATAACGGCTCCTACACCCTGTCCATGACCGGCGGCCAGCCGCTGGTATTGGGGTCAAGCGCCGCCAGCCTAACCCGGGTCGGCAACGACTACCAGGTCAACCTGGCGGGACAGCCCTTTTCTTTCAGCGGCGATATCGGCGGGCAACTCGGCGGTATCCTGTCTTATGAAACTAATATTCTCGACACCACGGAAGCCAGTTTGAACCAGCTGGCGCAGGATCTGGCGGACGATGTCAATAACCAGCTGGCCTTAGGGCAGGATATCAATACCATAGCCGGCGCAGGCGCGCCACTGTTTGACTATAACCCGTTAGATCCCGCCGGCAGCCTCAGTATCTCCGCCGGCTTTGAACCGGAAGATCTCGCCCTGGGCGCAATAGGGGCAGGCCCGGGGGATAACAGCAACTTATCCCAGATCATCGCCCTTAAAGACGGCCATTACGATAGCTATAACTCCCTGGTAGGCACTTTGGCAATCCAAAGCGGCCAGGCCGGGGCTGAAGCCCAGGCCAGCAAAAGCATCGCCGACGATGCCCTGGCACAAAGGGACAGCGTCAGCGCCGTCAACCTCGATGAAGAGGCAATGTCGCTGATCCAGTACCAGCAATCCTACCAGGCCAATGCCAAGGTGGTCAGCGCCTCGCAGCAATTATTCAATACCTTGCTGTCGATGTTTTAG